A window of the Henckelia pumila isolate YLH828 chromosome 3, ASM3356847v2, whole genome shotgun sequence genome harbors these coding sequences:
- the LOC140887534 gene encoding transcription termination factor MTERF8, chloroplastic-like isoform X1 → MPHGFLTASLTPHVLHLWAPRPSRTLALGRLKLLQMGAALFPRRWCNNTPSLYAGLNQLRKMDTEVFWNVTFSPLDTSRYNICLFSTSSLDSTEAISEGVQLEAISVRIKNSADILGEWGCGEHDIYKIFARRPSLRKTDPEILQSKLEILSKLGITSSDLVKMVHCRPRFLNCRINLFLNERLEYFEAFFGSRQVLAKAIVRNPSLLTYDFHNKIKPVIAIYESLGVSSRDLIAVLMSRPTVIPRTNLNDEKMDYIRKTGVSKESRMYKHVVSLFAISRMATIREKVVNFEKYGFSEDEIFGLIGRSPLLLTLSIDKVQRNMTFILGTIKQPANLVLANPFLLYFNLEIVLKPRYLLACKIEDMGVEPGIKGPAMLRALRMSDKRFVAAFITCHSGDVANELMTFYNNAKFVRRLAESSKKNSNTGFPF, encoded by the exons CTTCTGCAAATGGGTGCTGCTCTTTTTCCTCGTCGCTGGTGCAACAACACCCCTTCTCTCTATGCT GGCCTCAATCAACTTAGAAAGATGGATACCGAAGTCTTCTGGAATGTTACATTTTCTCCTTTAGACACATCTCGATACAATATCTGTCTATTCTCTACCTCATCTTTAGATTCAACTGAAGCTATTAGTGAAGGTGTACAATTGGAAGCTATCAGTGTCAGAATAAAAAACTCTGCTGACATATTGGGGGAATGGGGTTGTGGTGAACATGATATATACAAGATTTTTGCACGGCGCCCATCTTTGCGTAAAACAGATCCTGAAATACTTCAGTCCAAGCTTGAAATATTATCTAAGCTTGGTATCACATCCTCTGACCTTGTTAAAATGGTTCATTGTCGTCCTCGGTTTCTGAACTGCAGAATCAACTTATTCTTGAATGAACGCCTCGAGTATTTCGAGGCCTTCTTCGGCTCTAGGCAGGTCCTGGCCAAGGCTATTGTTCGGAATCCTTCTTTGCTTACCTACGACTTCCACAACAAAATCAAGCCAGTCATTGCCATTTACGAATCACTGGGTGTTAGCAGTAGGGACTTGATTGCTGTGCTTATGTCTCGTCCCACCGTAATACCTCGAACAAATCTAAATGATGAGAAGATGGATTACATCCGTAAAACTGGTGTGTCAAAGGAATCAAGAATGTACAAGCATGTGGTTTCCCTCTTTGCCATATCCCGCATGGCTACCATTCGAGAAAAGGTGGTAAATTTTGagaaatatggattttcagaggATGAGATTTTTGGTCTCATAGGACGTTCTCCACTCTTGTTGACGCTATCTATTGACAAAGTTCAGAGAAACATGACTTTTATACTAGGCACAATTAAACAACCAGCCAATTTGGTACTTGCCAACCCATTCCTTCTATACTTCAATTTGGAGATTGTATTAAAGCCGCGTTATCTGTTGGCTTGTAAAATAGAGGACATGGGAGTTGAACCTGGAATCAAGGGGCCTGCGATGCTACGAGCATTGAGGATGTCTGATAAGCGTTTCGTCGCAGCATTTATCACATGTCACTCCGGCGATGTAGCCAATGAACTAATGACATTTTACAACAACGCTAAATTTGTGAGAAGATTAGCGGAGTCCTCAAAGAAGAACTCAAATACAGGATTTCccttttga
- the LOC140887534 gene encoding transcription termination factor MTERF8, chloroplastic-like isoform X3 encodes MVLSQLLQMGAALFPRRWCNNTPSLYAGLNQLRKMDTEVFWNVTFSPLDTSRYNICLFSTSSLDSTEAISEGVQLEAISVRIKNSADILGEWGCGEHDIYKIFARRPSLRKTDPEILQSKLEILSKLGITSSDLVKMVHCRPRFLNCRINLFLNERLEYFEAFFGSRQVLAKAIVRNPSLLTYDFHNKIKPVIAIYESLGVSSRDLIAVLMSRPTVIPRTNLNDEKMDYIRKTGVSKESRMYKHVVSLFAISRMATIREKVVNFEKYGFSEDEIFGLIGRSPLLLTLSIDKVQRNMTFILGTIKQPANLVLANPFLLYFNLEIVLKPRYLLACKIEDMGVEPGIKGPAMLRALRMSDKRFVAAFITCHSGDVANELMTFYNNAKFVRRLAESSKKNSNTGFPF; translated from the exons atggtACTGTCACAGCTTCTGCAAATGGGTGCTGCTCTTTTTCCTCGTCGCTGGTGCAACAACACCCCTTCTCTCTATGCT GGCCTCAATCAACTTAGAAAGATGGATACCGAAGTCTTCTGGAATGTTACATTTTCTCCTTTAGACACATCTCGATACAATATCTGTCTATTCTCTACCTCATCTTTAGATTCAACTGAAGCTATTAGTGAAGGTGTACAATTGGAAGCTATCAGTGTCAGAATAAAAAACTCTGCTGACATATTGGGGGAATGGGGTTGTGGTGAACATGATATATACAAGATTTTTGCACGGCGCCCATCTTTGCGTAAAACAGATCCTGAAATACTTCAGTCCAAGCTTGAAATATTATCTAAGCTTGGTATCACATCCTCTGACCTTGTTAAAATGGTTCATTGTCGTCCTCGGTTTCTGAACTGCAGAATCAACTTATTCTTGAATGAACGCCTCGAGTATTTCGAGGCCTTCTTCGGCTCTAGGCAGGTCCTGGCCAAGGCTATTGTTCGGAATCCTTCTTTGCTTACCTACGACTTCCACAACAAAATCAAGCCAGTCATTGCCATTTACGAATCACTGGGTGTTAGCAGTAGGGACTTGATTGCTGTGCTTATGTCTCGTCCCACCGTAATACCTCGAACAAATCTAAATGATGAGAAGATGGATTACATCCGTAAAACTGGTGTGTCAAAGGAATCAAGAATGTACAAGCATGTGGTTTCCCTCTTTGCCATATCCCGCATGGCTACCATTCGAGAAAAGGTGGTAAATTTTGagaaatatggattttcagaggATGAGATTTTTGGTCTCATAGGACGTTCTCCACTCTTGTTGACGCTATCTATTGACAAAGTTCAGAGAAACATGACTTTTATACTAGGCACAATTAAACAACCAGCCAATTTGGTACTTGCCAACCCATTCCTTCTATACTTCAATTTGGAGATTGTATTAAAGCCGCGTTATCTGTTGGCTTGTAAAATAGAGGACATGGGAGTTGAACCTGGAATCAAGGGGCCTGCGATGCTACGAGCATTGAGGATGTCTGATAAGCGTTTCGTCGCAGCATTTATCACATGTCACTCCGGCGATGTAGCCAATGAACTAATGACATTTTACAACAACGCTAAATTTGTGAGAAGATTAGCGGAGTCCTCAAAGAAGAACTCAAATACAGGATTTCccttttga
- the LOC140887534 gene encoding transcription termination factor MTERF8, chloroplastic-like isoform X2, protein MLVIQTSGGQALEIQLLQMGAALFPRRWCNNTPSLYAGLNQLRKMDTEVFWNVTFSPLDTSRYNICLFSTSSLDSTEAISEGVQLEAISVRIKNSADILGEWGCGEHDIYKIFARRPSLRKTDPEILQSKLEILSKLGITSSDLVKMVHCRPRFLNCRINLFLNERLEYFEAFFGSRQVLAKAIVRNPSLLTYDFHNKIKPVIAIYESLGVSSRDLIAVLMSRPTVIPRTNLNDEKMDYIRKTGVSKESRMYKHVVSLFAISRMATIREKVVNFEKYGFSEDEIFGLIGRSPLLLTLSIDKVQRNMTFILGTIKQPANLVLANPFLLYFNLEIVLKPRYLLACKIEDMGVEPGIKGPAMLRALRMSDKRFVAAFITCHSGDVANELMTFYNNAKFVRRLAESSKKNSNTGFPF, encoded by the exons ATGCTAGTAATCCAAACAAGTGGAGGTCAAGCCTTGGAAATCCAG CTTCTGCAAATGGGTGCTGCTCTTTTTCCTCGTCGCTGGTGCAACAACACCCCTTCTCTCTATGCT GGCCTCAATCAACTTAGAAAGATGGATACCGAAGTCTTCTGGAATGTTACATTTTCTCCTTTAGACACATCTCGATACAATATCTGTCTATTCTCTACCTCATCTTTAGATTCAACTGAAGCTATTAGTGAAGGTGTACAATTGGAAGCTATCAGTGTCAGAATAAAAAACTCTGCTGACATATTGGGGGAATGGGGTTGTGGTGAACATGATATATACAAGATTTTTGCACGGCGCCCATCTTTGCGTAAAACAGATCCTGAAATACTTCAGTCCAAGCTTGAAATATTATCTAAGCTTGGTATCACATCCTCTGACCTTGTTAAAATGGTTCATTGTCGTCCTCGGTTTCTGAACTGCAGAATCAACTTATTCTTGAATGAACGCCTCGAGTATTTCGAGGCCTTCTTCGGCTCTAGGCAGGTCCTGGCCAAGGCTATTGTTCGGAATCCTTCTTTGCTTACCTACGACTTCCACAACAAAATCAAGCCAGTCATTGCCATTTACGAATCACTGGGTGTTAGCAGTAGGGACTTGATTGCTGTGCTTATGTCTCGTCCCACCGTAATACCTCGAACAAATCTAAATGATGAGAAGATGGATTACATCCGTAAAACTGGTGTGTCAAAGGAATCAAGAATGTACAAGCATGTGGTTTCCCTCTTTGCCATATCCCGCATGGCTACCATTCGAGAAAAGGTGGTAAATTTTGagaaatatggattttcagaggATGAGATTTTTGGTCTCATAGGACGTTCTCCACTCTTGTTGACGCTATCTATTGACAAAGTTCAGAGAAACATGACTTTTATACTAGGCACAATTAAACAACCAGCCAATTTGGTACTTGCCAACCCATTCCTTCTATACTTCAATTTGGAGATTGTATTAAAGCCGCGTTATCTGTTGGCTTGTAAAATAGAGGACATGGGAGTTGAACCTGGAATCAAGGGGCCTGCGATGCTACGAGCATTGAGGATGTCTGATAAGCGTTTCGTCGCAGCATTTATCACATGTCACTCCGGCGATGTAGCCAATGAACTAATGACATTTTACAACAACGCTAAATTTGTGAGAAGATTAGCGGAGTCCTCAAAGAAGAACTCAAATACAGGATTTCccttttga